In the Danio rerio strain Tuebingen ecotype United States chromosome 8, GRCz12tu, whole genome shotgun sequence genome, one interval contains:
- the ppdpfa gene encoding pancreatic progenitor cell differentiation and proliferation factor A: protein MAAIPSSGSLIATHDYYRRRIGSTSSNSSCSSSEYTGEVIPHPPGLARQDSGHWWSSFFFGKQNQMGTPNGFESQQKTGTYTVTNGQVTCVAREIVMKRHLSESSDSGKEPGSPLPS from the exons ATGGCAGCAATTCCATCCAGCGGTTCCCTCATCGCCACCCATGATTACTACCGAA GGCGCATTGGATCTACATCCAGTAACAGTTCCTGTAGCAGTTCGGAGTACACTGGGGAGGTCATTCCACACCCACCAG GTCTGGCACGTCAGGACTCTGGCCACTGGTGGTCCAGTTTCTTCTTTGGGAAGCAGAATCAAATGGGAACACCCAACGGATTTGAGTCCCAGCAGAA GACTGGCACCTACACAGTGACAAACGGTCAAGTGACCTGCGTCGCTCGCGAGATTGTAATGAAGAGGCATTTGAGTGAGAGCAGTGACTCTGGGAAGGAGCCGGGTTCACCCCTGCCCTCATAA